In Daucus carota subsp. sativus chromosome 4, DH1 v3.0, whole genome shotgun sequence, one DNA window encodes the following:
- the LOC108217639 gene encoding AAA-ATPase At3g50940-like codes for MVFEHMPSAQSVISVLAPIAATAMFVRSMSYDLFPYVLNEYMSSKFYKFFRSFSSEFTIVIEEFRGFSRNQVFEAADIYLATKVTSSTHRVKLGKSESEKNVAITVDKDEEVFDSFQDILVKWKLISTEVKSSSRQSPGQHLRDLNATLRSEVRSYELSFHKKHKEKVLTVYLAHVLETSKAIKQETKGIKIRKAEYGGIWNSEDTNLDHPMTFENLAMDSNLKNEIIKDLETFKKGKHFYKRIGRAWKRGYLLYGPPGTGKSSLIAAIANYLNFDIYDLDLTELESNSDLKRLLLTLSSQSILVIEDIDCSIRLQNRNSEDDPDVNKEDKVTLSGLLNFIDGIWSCCGEERIIVFTTNHIEKLDPALLRPGRMDMHIHMSYCTISAFKQLAFNYLGILHHPIFIQIEELLKKTDITPAEIAGQLMKNTDPNISIRNLLRFLKKKVEAQGSAKTKVDVCSYENL; via the exons GGTTTTTGAACATATGCCTAGTGCACAATCTGTGATCTCAGTACTGGCACCGATTGCTGCTACAGCCATGTTTGTTAGAAGTATGAGTTATGACTTATTTCCTTATGTGCTGAACGAGTACATGTCGtccaagttttacaaatttTTCAGGAGCTTCTCTTCAGAATTCACCATTGTCATTGAAGAATTTAGGGGTTTTTCACGCAATCAGGTTTTTGAGGCGGCTGATATTTACTTGGCTACTAAAGTCACCTCATCGACCCATAGGGTGAAGCTTGGGAAGTCCGAAAGTGAGAAGAATGTTGCAATAACGGTGGATAAAGATGAAGAGGTCTTTGATTCATTCCAGGATATACTTGTCAAATGGAAGTTGATAAGTACTGAAGTTAAATCATCGAGTCGCCAAAGCCCTGGACAACATTTGAGAGACCTTAATGCGACTCTAAGATCGGAGGTTAGGTCATATGAGTTGAGTTTTCACAAGAAACATAAAGAAAAGGTGTTGACAGTTTACTTGGCCCATGTTCTGGAGACATCGAAAGCCATCAAACAAGAAACCAAGGGGATTAAGATTCGAAAAGCAGAGTATGGTGGGATTTGGAATTCGGAGGATACTAATCTTGATCACCCAATGACCTTCGAGAATTTGGCTATGGATTCAAATctcaagaatgaaattattaaGGATCTGGAAACCTTTAAGAAAGGTAAACATTTTTACAAGAGAATTGGAAGAGCTTGGAAGCGCGGGTATTTGTTGTATGGACCTCCTGGTACCGGCAAATCAAGCTTGATTGCTGCAATAGCTAATTATCTCAATTTTGACATCTATGACCTGGATTTGACAGAGCTAGAATCAAATTCAGATCTTAAGCGCTTGTTGCTTACTTTGTCCAGCCAATCAATACTTGTCATTGAGGATATTGATTGCTCTATCAGGTTGCAGAATCGGAACTCTGAGGATGATCCTGACGTGAATAAAGAAGACAAG GTGACGCTCTCTGGGCTCCTGAACTTTATTGATGGAATTTGGTCTTGCTGTGGAGAAGAAAGAATCATTGTTTTCACAACCAATCACATAGAAAAACTTGATCCTGCGTTACTGAGGCCAGGCCGTATGGACATGCATATACACATGTCTTACTGCACAATCTCAGCATTTAAGCAGTTAGCTTTCAACTATTTAGGCATCCTTCACCACCCAATTTTCATCCAGATTGAAGAGCTCCTAAAAAAGACTGATATAACTCCTGCAGAGATTGCAGGACAGCTGATGAAAAACACTGATCCCAACATCTCTATCCGAAACCTTCTTAGGTTCCTTAAGAAGAAAGTAGAAGCACAGGGCTCAGCAAAAACCAAGGTAGATGTATGCAGTTACGAGAACCTCTAG
- the LOC108218141 gene encoding olee1-like protein: MAKSSVAIIISILCIALSGLAQCQEQPEFLVNGKVYCDTCRVQFPTKISQPIKGARVAVECRDRDNGTLTHNAIGMSDENGEYNLSIKGDFENEICEVVVMKSPLPDCAEVMEGLNRARISLTSNNGLLDTHRYANPLGFITSKPLAQCAQVLAELDLSPVD; the protein is encoded by the exons ATGGCAAAGTCGTCAGTTGCCATCATTATCTCCATCCTCTGCATTGCCTTGTCCGGCTTGGCTCAATGCCAGGAACAACCTGAGTTCCTCGTCAACGGCAAGGTTTACTGTGACACATGTCGTGTCCAGTTCCCTACCAAGATCAGCCAGCCCATCAAAG GTGCTAGGGTGGCTGTGGAATGCAGAGACCGGGATAATGGGACACTGACACACAATGCCATCGGAATGAGCGATGAAAACGGGGAATACAATCTGAGCATCAAAGGCGATTTCGAGAATGAAATCTGCGAGGTGGTGGTGATGAAGAGCCCTTTACCAGACTGTGCTGAGGTGATGGAAGGCTTAAACAGAGCTAGAATCAGCCTGACCTCAAACAATGGATTGCTTGACACTCACCGCTATGCAAATCCTCTAGGCTTCATCACATCTAAGCCTCTTGCTCAGTGCGCACAAGTGCTTGCCGAGCTAGATTTATCCCCCGtcgattaa